One part of the Longimicrobium sp. genome encodes these proteins:
- a CDS encoding VOC family protein produces the protein MQPLLSADSPAPTGPRAHFGKLSPVLVVDAVEPCLAFWTERLGFRQANAVPGEDGRLVFASAERDAVEIMYQSHASVLAAEPEATRPERARDLAGHAAALFIEVDDLDAVEAALAGAPVVKARHETFYGTAELYVREPGGTTVGFSMRLPAPPAPAAATTAGVDP, from the coding sequence ATGCAGCCCCTTCTCTCCGCGGACTCGCCCGCCCCGACCGGCCCGCGCGCTCACTTCGGCAAGCTCTCGCCGGTGCTCGTCGTCGACGCCGTCGAGCCCTGCCTCGCGTTCTGGACCGAGCGCCTCGGCTTCCGCCAGGCGAACGCAGTTCCGGGCGAGGACGGCCGGCTCGTGTTCGCGAGCGCCGAGCGCGACGCCGTCGAGATCATGTACCAGTCGCACGCGAGCGTGCTCGCAGCCGAGCCCGAGGCCACGCGCCCCGAGCGAGCGCGCGACCTCGCCGGACACGCCGCGGCGCTCTTCATCGAGGTGGACGACCTTGACGCGGTCGAGGCCGCGCTGGCCGGCGCCCCGGTGGTGAAGGCGCGCCACGAGACGTTCTACGGCACCGCCGAGCTGTACGTGCGCGAGCCCGGCGGCACCACGGTCGGGTTCTCCATGCGCCTGCCGGCCCCGCCGGCGCCGGCCGCCGCGACGACCGCCGGGGTCGACCCGTGA
- a CDS encoding helix-hairpin-helix domain-containing protein has translation MSAAQIARARRAPPSITRETVARLEDLPNVGPSIAGDLRGIGVSHPGDLAGRDPYALYDALCAATGVRHDPCVLDVFLSAVRFMEGAPARPWWHYTAERKRALAARAHSGP, from the coding sequence GTGAGTGCCGCGCAGATCGCCCGCGCGCGCCGCGCGCCACCTTCGATCACGCGCGAGACGGTCGCGCGGCTCGAGGACCTGCCGAACGTCGGGCCGTCCATCGCCGGGGACCTGCGCGGCATCGGAGTGTCACACCCCGGCGACCTCGCCGGGCGTGACCCGTACGCGCTCTACGACGCGCTATGCGCCGCGACCGGCGTACGCCACGACCCGTGCGTGCTCGACGTGTTCCTCTCGGCGGTGCGCTTCATGGAGGGCGCGCCCGCACGTCCGTGGTGGCACTACACCGCCGAGCGCAAACGCGCGCTCGCGGCGCGGGCGCACTCCGGCCCGTAA
- a CDS encoding PadR family transcriptional regulator, translating into MPRPAAERHERLTAADLVVLGLLLERPMHGYEVNQELALREVGDWAGVSRPQVYYSLRKLADAGHIGPAPGRAAGAERGSTERGSGGGGPERRVFRVTAAGRRAYAAALARPEWATQRPPPPFLTWLVLATQGDPAVRALQLARRRAFLEAEAARERATLAAIRADTGPTVAVAELIVSFTIRQFEAELAWLGEVAAALHWGHQEPD; encoded by the coding sequence ATGCCCCGCCCCGCAGCCGAGCGCCACGAGCGCCTCACCGCCGCCGACCTCGTCGTCCTGGGCCTGCTCCTCGAGCGGCCGATGCACGGCTACGAGGTGAACCAGGAGCTCGCACTGCGCGAGGTCGGCGACTGGGCCGGCGTTTCGCGCCCGCAGGTCTACTACTCGCTCCGCAAGCTCGCCGACGCCGGGCACATTGGGCCGGCCCCCGGCCGCGCCGCCGGCGCCGAGCGCGGGTCCACCGAACGGGGATCCGGCGGGGGCGGGCCGGAACGCCGCGTCTTCCGGGTGACCGCGGCGGGGCGGCGGGCGTACGCGGCCGCGCTTGCGCGGCCCGAGTGGGCGACCCAGCGTCCGCCACCGCCCTTCCTCACCTGGCTCGTGCTCGCGACACAGGGCGACCCGGCGGTACGGGCGCTCCAGCTCGCTCGGCGGCGGGCCTTCCTCGAGGCCGAGGCGGCACGGGAGCGGGCGACTCTCGCGGCGATCCGGGCCGATACGGGGCCGACGGTCGCGGTCGCCGAGCTCATCGTGAGCTTCACCATCCGCCAGTTCGAGGCGGAACTGGCCTGGCTCGGCGAGGTCGCCGCGGCGCTCCACTGGGGGCACCAGGAACCCGATTGA
- a CDS encoding VOC family protein translates to MQPLLSADAGPQTNRREFLGKATAMAVTAVSAPALLAAWDSSPAPTGPRAHFGKLSPVLVVDAVEPCLAFWTERLGFRQANAVPGEDGRLVFASAERDAVEIMYQSRASVLAAEPEATRPERARDLAGHAAALFIEVDDLDAIEAALAGAPVVKARHETFYGTAELYVREPGGTTVGFSMRLPAPPAPPAATTTGVDP, encoded by the coding sequence ATGCAGCCCCTTCTCTCCGCGGACGCGGGTCCGCAGACCAACCGCCGCGAGTTCCTGGGCAAGGCCACCGCCATGGCCGTAACGGCCGTGAGCGCCCCCGCCCTGCTGGCCGCGTGGGACAGCTCGCCCGCCCCGACCGGCCCCCGCGCTCACTTCGGCAAGCTCTCGCCGGTGCTCGTCGTCGACGCCGTCGAGCCGTGCCTCGCGTTCTGGACCGAGCGCCTCGGCTTCCGCCAGGCGAACGCAGTCCCGGGCGAGGACGGCCGGCTCGTGTTCGCGAGCGCCGAGCGCGACGCCGTCGAGATCATGTACCAGTCGCGCGCGAGCGTGCTCGCAGCCGAGCCCGAGGCCACGCGCCCCGAGCGAGCGCGCGACCTCGCCGGACACGCCGCGGCACTCTTCATCGAGGTGGACGACCTTGACGCGATCGAGGCCGCGCTGGCCGGCGCCCCGGTGGTGAAGGCGCGCCACGAGACGTTCTACGGCACCGCCGAGCTGTACGTGCGCGAGCCCGGCGGCACCACGGTCGGGTTCTCCATGCGCCTGCCGGCCCCGCCGGCCCCGCCCGCCGCGACGACCACCGGGGTCGACCCGTGA
- a CDS encoding S8 family serine peptidase has protein sequence MKRFTPVSSLACALAGTLALAACSDEASAPLAPTMAGTSLSVEAGSSSSLVLFKGNGVPAGFAERVQGLGGTVTYAHAGVGFAMVEGLSDAGAAEIRAMSSVAGVTADTEFTLHQPQDAASMEFDGSAADEIQSQANPATASRYVWQWNMRSIGANKAWAAGKLGSSNVTVAILDTGIDYDAPDLNGLVDLSRSRSFVPGDNTITSTYFPSRNQISDYNGHGTNVATQVSSKAIALAGVTSRTTLIGVKVLGAKGSGSLGGIISGITWAADQGAHVANMSLGGVFAKPGNGQAVALIQRTMNYAKQKGMLVVVAAGNERADLDHDGNLFKTYCGTVHVICVSAVGPESAGAYVDQPSAFTNFGRSSINVAAPGGNYRADFAASPWPWGNDIASWVWSYCSKTKLVLSATGGVLGYAGCQAGNRLTGQVGTSQAAPHVAGLAALLMAEHGTGNPVRIKQIIEASSADLGQSGTDPYYGRGRIDVGAALGL, from the coding sequence ATGAAGCGTTTCACCCCGGTTTCGTCCCTTGCCTGTGCCCTTGCCGGCACCCTGGCGCTCGCTGCCTGTTCCGACGAGGCTTCGGCCCCCCTGGCCCCCACCATGGCCGGAACCAGCCTGTCCGTAGAAGCGGGTTCCTCTTCGTCGCTGGTGCTGTTCAAGGGCAACGGTGTTCCCGCTGGTTTCGCCGAGCGTGTGCAGGGCCTCGGGGGAACCGTCACCTACGCGCATGCCGGCGTGGGCTTCGCGATGGTCGAGGGGCTTTCCGACGCCGGCGCGGCCGAGATCCGCGCCATGAGCAGCGTGGCCGGCGTGACCGCCGACACCGAGTTCACGCTTCACCAGCCGCAGGACGCCGCGAGCATGGAGTTCGACGGCTCGGCGGCCGACGAGATCCAGAGCCAGGCCAATCCCGCCACCGCCTCGCGCTACGTGTGGCAGTGGAACATGCGCTCCATCGGCGCCAACAAGGCGTGGGCCGCCGGCAAGCTGGGCTCCTCGAACGTCACGGTGGCCATCCTGGACACCGGCATCGACTACGACGCGCCGGACCTGAACGGGCTGGTGGACCTGTCGCGCTCGCGTTCGTTCGTGCCGGGTGACAACACCATCACCTCCACGTACTTCCCGTCGCGCAACCAGATCTCCGACTACAACGGCCACGGAACGAACGTCGCCACGCAGGTGAGCAGCAAGGCCATCGCGCTGGCCGGCGTCACCTCGCGCACCACGCTGATCGGCGTGAAGGTGCTGGGCGCCAAGGGAAGCGGCTCGCTGGGCGGCATCATCTCGGGCATCACCTGGGCGGCCGACCAGGGCGCGCACGTCGCCAACATGAGCCTGGGCGGCGTCTTCGCGAAGCCGGGCAACGGGCAGGCGGTGGCGCTGATCCAGCGCACCATGAACTACGCCAAGCAGAAGGGCATGCTGGTCGTCGTCGCCGCCGGCAACGAGAGGGCCGACCTGGACCACGACGGCAACCTGTTCAAGACCTACTGCGGCACCGTGCACGTGATCTGCGTCTCGGCGGTGGGTCCCGAGTCCGCCGGCGCCTACGTCGACCAGCCGTCGGCCTTCACCAACTTCGGCCGCTCGTCCATCAACGTGGCGGCGCCGGGCGGCAACTACCGCGCTGACTTCGCGGCGTCGCCGTGGCCCTGGGGCAACGACATCGCTTCGTGGGTGTGGTCGTACTGCAGCAAGACCAAGCTGGTGCTGTCGGCGACGGGCGGCGTGCTGGGCTACGCGGGCTGCCAGGCCGGCAACCGCCTGACGGGCCAGGTGGGCACGAGCCAGGCTGCGCCGCACGTGGCCGGCCTCGCCGCCCTGCTGATGGCGGAGCACGGCACCGGCAACCCGGTGCGCATCAAGCAGATCATCGAGGCGTCCTCGGCGGACCTGGGCCAGTCGGGCACCGACCCGTACTATGGCCGCGGCCGCATCGACGTGGGCGCCGCGCTGGGGCTGTAG
- a CDS encoding response regulator — MNRTILLVDDEDDIREVAQVTLEMTAGWEVHTAQDGLEGVAMARQWRPDAILLDVMMPGMDGPNTVRALRTDPSTAGIPVLLLTAKVRSCDRRGFSELDVAGVLSKPFDPMELASQVSAALGW; from the coding sequence ATGAACCGCACGATTCTGCTCGTCGACGACGAGGACGACATCCGCGAGGTCGCGCAGGTCACGCTCGAAATGACGGCGGGGTGGGAGGTGCACACCGCGCAGGACGGGCTGGAGGGCGTGGCCATGGCGCGCCAGTGGCGGCCGGATGCCATCCTGCTGGACGTGATGATGCCGGGGATGGATGGCCCCAACACCGTCAGGGCGCTGCGGACCGATCCCTCCACGGCGGGCATCCCCGTGCTGCTGCTGACTGCCAAGGTGCGCTCGTGCGACCGCCGCGGCTTCTCGGAGCTGGACGTGGCCGGCGTGCTCTCGAAGCCGTTCGACCCGATGGAGCTGGCCAGCCAGGTCTCGGCCGCGCTGGGCTGGTGA
- a CDS encoding response regulator, whose amino-acid sequence MTESTETAREPRATILVVDDDDGVRRISRRMLERSGYHVLEAATGPEALDVAASHEGPIDLMVVDVLMPGMTGNQASHHLRDLRPGVPILCISGHPENEVVRYGIAGHGTAFLQKPFTFEQLAGAVQALIGAH is encoded by the coding sequence GTGACCGAATCCACGGAAACCGCCCGCGAGCCGCGCGCCACCATCCTGGTGGTGGACGACGACGACGGCGTCCGGCGCATCTCGCGCCGCATGCTGGAGCGCTCCGGCTACCACGTGCTGGAGGCCGCGACGGGACCCGAGGCCCTGGACGTGGCCGCGAGCCACGAGGGGCCCATAGACCTGATGGTCGTGGACGTGCTGATGCCCGGGATGACGGGCAACCAGGCGTCGCACCACCTGCGCGACCTGCGGCCCGGCGTTCCCATCCTGTGCATCTCCGGGCACCCCGAGAACGAGGTGGTGCGCTATGGCATCGCCGGCCACGGCACCGCCTTCCTGCAAAAGCCCTTCACCTTCGAGCAGCTCGCCGGCGCCGTCCAGGCGCTGATCGGCGCGCACTGA
- a CDS encoding HD-GYP domain-containing protein → MMFTGRILIVSDRRDVIAELEPIIRAGQHLASVVPDGQEALHVLEDGLVPDVMISDLGCERSYDHIAYVRRFRELNGAGCHLVVTEPGAPFSGPGRAVNDRFAVLPRPFDTARVSTQLEDALRRVEQDFRALRAEMWRSMDRLKREVEDARGEMVQALARTIGARDVYMHGHCERVGDMCRKIALVLNLNDERTHLLSTAAQLHELGKISVPVELLHKTEPLDAGELERIRGHFKVGAEIVRGVPSLQPLAAVIEHLGTDHADLATHVPPDAPEYLLIGILRVVDVWDAMNHARAYRPAMSRGYWEPLLRDGAEDRFHPAAVAALFRVLGD, encoded by the coding sequence ATGATGTTCACCGGACGCATTCTCATCGTCAGCGACCGCCGCGACGTGATCGCCGAGCTCGAGCCCATCATCCGGGCCGGCCAGCACCTGGCCAGCGTGGTGCCCGACGGCCAGGAAGCGCTCCACGTGCTCGAAGACGGGCTGGTCCCCGACGTGATGATCAGCGACCTGGGCTGCGAGCGCTCGTACGACCACATCGCCTACGTGCGCCGCTTCCGCGAGCTGAACGGGGCGGGATGCCACCTGGTGGTCACCGAGCCGGGCGCGCCGTTCAGCGGGCCGGGGCGGGCCGTCAACGACCGCTTCGCCGTGCTTCCCCGCCCCTTCGACACGGCCCGGGTGAGCACGCAGCTGGAAGACGCCCTGCGCCGGGTGGAGCAGGACTTCCGCGCCCTGCGGGCAGAGATGTGGCGGTCGATGGACCGGCTGAAGCGCGAGGTGGAAGACGCCCGCGGCGAGATGGTGCAGGCGCTGGCGCGCACGATCGGCGCGCGCGACGTGTACATGCACGGCCACTGCGAGCGCGTGGGCGACATGTGCCGCAAGATCGCGCTGGTGCTGAACCTGAACGACGAGCGCACCCACCTGCTTTCCACGGCCGCGCAGCTCCACGAGCTGGGCAAGATCTCGGTGCCGGTGGAGCTGCTTCACAAGACGGAGCCGCTGGACGCGGGCGAGCTGGAGCGCATTCGCGGGCACTTCAAGGTGGGCGCCGAGATCGTGCGCGGGGTGCCGTCGCTGCAGCCGCTGGCCGCGGTCATCGAGCACCTGGGCACCGACCACGCCGACCTGGCCACGCACGTGCCGCCCGACGCGCCGGAGTACCTGCTGATCGGCATCCTGCGGGTGGTGGACGTGTGGGATGCCATGAACCACGCGCGCGCCTACCGCCCGGCGATGTCGCGCGGCTACTGGGAGCCCCTGCTGCGGGATGGAGCCGAAGACCGCTTTCACCCGGCGGCCGTGGCGGCGCTCTTCCGCGTGCTGGGCGACTGA
- a CDS encoding sigma-54 dependent transcriptional regulator: MPRSILVIDDDPGVLSVLTRFFQRKGWEVHQAGSGEDGLRRWESTRPDVVLLDLDLPGMSGLQVLDVLVSRGAAVIMLTGHAEVETAVDAMQAGAETFLTKPVDLAHVEVAAERAAEKQELRRTNELLSRQLAGGETAASLGTSARMVALARQVELLAGSADTTALLLGESGTGKSWVAQMIHSRSPRARSPFVEINCAGLSATFLDSELFGHEKGAFTDAREMKRGLFEVADRGTLFLDEIGDLAPELQPKLLRVLETRTFRRLGGTREMTVDVRLLAATNKDLTAEVRTGKFREDLFYRLSVFPLTIPPLRDRSREDVLELMHRFLRELGGRHPSSPGQLAPRAATALAEYAWPGNVRELRNVLERALVLASGAERIDLEHLPEPLRARGAPRANREDAEILSLAQVEQRHIERALYLLNGNRTAAAEKLGISRSTLHAKIAQYGLEAAGR; the protein is encoded by the coding sequence ATGCCACGATCCATTCTCGTCATCGACGACGACCCCGGCGTTCTGAGCGTTCTCACGCGTTTCTTTCAGCGAAAGGGCTGGGAGGTGCACCAGGCCGGCAGCGGCGAAGACGGGCTCCGTCGCTGGGAATCGACCCGTCCGGACGTGGTGCTGCTGGACCTGGACCTTCCGGGCATGTCGGGCCTGCAGGTGCTGGACGTGCTGGTGTCGCGCGGCGCCGCGGTGATCATGCTCACCGGCCACGCCGAGGTGGAGACGGCGGTCGACGCCATGCAGGCCGGCGCCGAGACCTTCCTCACCAAGCCGGTGGACCTGGCGCACGTGGAGGTGGCGGCGGAGCGCGCGGCCGAGAAGCAGGAGCTGCGGCGCACCAACGAGCTGCTGTCGCGGCAGCTGGCCGGCGGCGAGACGGCGGCCTCGCTGGGCACGTCGGCGCGGATGGTGGCGCTGGCGCGGCAGGTGGAGCTGCTGGCCGGCTCGGCCGATACCACGGCGCTGCTGCTGGGCGAAAGCGGCACGGGCAAGAGCTGGGTGGCACAGATGATCCACTCGCGCAGCCCGCGGGCGCGTTCGCCGTTCGTGGAGATCAACTGCGCGGGGCTGTCGGCCACGTTCCTGGACTCCGAGCTGTTCGGCCACGAGAAGGGCGCGTTCACCGACGCGCGCGAGATGAAGCGCGGGCTGTTCGAGGTGGCGGACCGGGGCACGCTCTTCCTGGACGAGATCGGCGACCTGGCGCCGGAGCTGCAGCCCAAGCTGCTGCGCGTGCTGGAAACCCGCACCTTCCGCCGCCTGGGCGGCACCCGCGAGATGACGGTTGACGTGCGCCTGCTCGCCGCCACCAACAAGGACCTGACCGCCGAGGTGCGCACCGGCAAGTTCCGCGAAGACCTGTTCTACCGCCTGTCGGTCTTTCCGCTGACCATTCCCCCGCTGCGCGACCGCAGCCGCGAGGACGTGCTGGAGCTGATGCACCGCTTTCTCCGCGAGCTGGGCGGCCGGCATCCCTCCTCTCCCGGGCAGCTGGCGCCGCGCGCCGCCACGGCGCTGGCCGAGTACGCCTGGCCGGGGAACGTCCGCGAGCTGCGCAACGTGTTGGAGCGCGCCCTGGTGCTGGCGTCGGGCGCCGAGCGCATCGACCTGGAGCACCTTCCCGAGCCGCTCCGTGCCCGGGGCGCCCCGCGCGCCAACCGCGAAGACGCCGAGATCCTGTCCCTCGCCCAGGTGGAGCAGCGGCACATCGAGCGCGCGCTGTACCTGCTGAACGGCAACCGCACCGCCGCGGCGGAAAAGCTGGGCATCTCGCGAAGCACCCTTCACGCGAAGATCGCGCAGTACGGGCTGGAGGCGGCGGGCCGGTAA
- a CDS encoding HD-GYP domain-containing protein, translated as MITPSAPSARILAADDDESALRVLNRILTRGGFGEVRTTTDGTRVEAMFREFRPDMVLLDLHMGAIQAPEVIRQLRAQIPPEDHVPILVVSGDLSDESRLAVLAEGAADFINKPYSPGEVMLRVRNHLQTRLLHTAVREQNRTLEARVRERTEALERTAGEVLERLARAAELRDDDTGLHTRRVGELAGDLARAMGLPEDQVQALRLASTLHDIGKIGIPDSVLLKPGRLTPEEWEVMKSHTVIGARILAEGSSEVVRLAEQIARSHHERWDGGGYPMGLAGTDIPLPARIVALADVYDALTSDRPYRAAWAVPRVLDEIRSLRGTHFDPAVVDAFMEAVVPSLHAREAA; from the coding sequence ATGATAACACCATCGGCCCCCTCCGCGCGCATCCTTGCGGCGGACGACGACGAGTCGGCCCTGCGCGTGCTGAACCGCATCCTGACGCGGGGCGGGTTCGGCGAGGTGCGGACCACGACGGACGGCACGCGCGTGGAGGCGATGTTCCGCGAGTTCCGCCCCGACATGGTGCTGCTGGACCTGCACATGGGCGCCATCCAGGCGCCCGAGGTCATCCGCCAGCTGCGCGCGCAGATCCCCCCCGAGGACCACGTGCCCATCCTGGTGGTCAGCGGCGACCTGTCCGACGAATCGCGGCTGGCCGTGCTGGCCGAGGGCGCCGCCGACTTCATCAACAAGCCGTACTCCCCGGGCGAGGTGATGCTGCGCGTGCGCAACCACCTGCAGACCCGCCTGCTGCACACCGCCGTCCGCGAGCAGAACCGCACCCTGGAGGCACGCGTGCGTGAACGGACCGAGGCCCTGGAGCGCACCGCGGGCGAAGTGCTGGAGCGGCTGGCCCGCGCCGCCGAGCTGCGCGACGACGACACCGGGCTGCACACCCGCCGGGTGGGCGAGCTGGCCGGCGACCTGGCGCGGGCCATGGGCCTGCCCGAAGACCAGGTGCAGGCGCTGCGGCTGGCCTCCACCCTTCACGACATCGGCAAGATCGGCATTCCCGACTCGGTGCTGCTCAAGCCCGGCCGGCTGACCCCCGAGGAGTGGGAAGTGATGAAGTCGCACACCGTCATCGGGGCGCGCATTTTGGCCGAGGGCTCGTCGGAGGTGGTGCGCCTGGCCGAGCAGATCGCCCGGTCGCACCACGAGCGCTGGGACGGGGGCGGCTACCCGATGGGGCTGGCCGGCACCGACATTCCCCTTCCCGCCCGCATCGTGGCCCTGGCCGACGTGTACGACGCGCTGACCAGCGACCGCCCCTACCGCGCCGCCTGGGCGGTGCCGCGCGTGCTGGACGAGATCCGCTCGCTGCGCGGCACCCACTTCGACCCCGCCGTGGTCGACGCGTTCATGGAGGCGGTGGTGCCCTCGCTGCACGCCCGCGAAGCCGCGTGA
- a CDS encoding cold-shock protein, which yields MARETGVVKWFNPEKGFGFITRDNGEKDVFVHHSAIQGGGFRTLNDGERVEFDVVQGTKGPAAENVVRLDAPADGGGGDSGGSRGGGGYGGGGGGRSGGGGGYGGGSGGGGYGGGGGGRGGGGGGYGGGGGGRGGGYGGGGGGRGRGGGDDDRW from the coding sequence ATGGCCAGGGAGACGGGAGTAGTCAAGTGGTTCAACCCGGAGAAGGGCTTCGGGTTCATTACCCGTGACAACGGGGAGAAGGACGTCTTCGTCCACCACAGCGCCATCCAGGGCGGCGGGTTCCGCACCCTGAACGACGGCGAGCGCGTGGAGTTCGACGTCGTGCAGGGCACCAAGGGCCCCGCGGCCGAGAATGTCGTTCGCCTGGATGCGCCCGCCGATGGCGGTGGCGGTGACAGCGGCGGCAGCCGTGGCGGTGGCGGCTACGGCGGCGGCGGTGGTGGCCGCAGCGGTGGCGGCGGTGGGTACGGCGGTGGCAGTGGTGGCGGCGGCTACGGCGGTGGTGGCGGCGGCCGCGGAGGCGGCGGTGGCGGCTACGGCGGTGGTGGCGGCGGCCGTGGCGGCGGTTACGGCGGCGGTGGTGGTGGCCGCGGCCGTGGCGGCGGTGACGACGACCGCTGGTAG
- the rpsU gene encoding 30S ribosomal protein S21, translating to MVEIQLAETDRLDWALKQFRRRMIRSGLFKDMRRKRHYEKPSEARKLKEKAAERRRHKDRKRAARRFDF from the coding sequence GTGGTCGAGATTCAGCTTGCAGAGACTGACCGCCTGGATTGGGCGCTCAAGCAGTTCCGCCGTCGGATGATTCGTTCGGGTCTGTTCAAGGACATGCGCCGCAAGCGGCACTACGAGAAGCCCAGCGAGGCGCGGAAGCTCAAGGAGAAGGCCGCCGAGCGCCGCCGTCACAAGGACCGCAAGCGCGCCGCCCGCCGGTTCGACTTCTGA
- a CDS encoding serine hydrolase, producing MPILRRALVATAVLASAPAAAQERPLDGFDAYVQGAMRDWHVPGMAIAIVKDDSVVYARGFGVRTVGGNDRVDEHTSFAIASTTKAFTATALAMLVDEGKVRWDDPVSMHLPGFRLYDPALTGQLTVRDLLTHRTGLPGSDAIWFASPNTSDDILRRLRFVRPFAALRTRYQYNNVGYMVAGRVVQQASGVPWSEFVRSRILQPLGMGETLTGYAGLAERPNVATPHVEVNDTVIPVPYLDFDNIGPAGSMNSSVSDMARWIRFQLDSGRVAGRRLVSAASHREMLTPQFLIPAASFYPEATRLSRPSFTAYGLGWFLQDYRGRKLAMHTGSIDGMTAILALVPEERLGLVIYANLDHAEVRHALMYRIVDEFLGGPRRDWSAELRPAYTQAAERERAAERERRSHRAAGTRPSLPLQAYAGTYVDADSIQSAVVLRHVNGVLVADLGGRNTAPLEHWHHDVFLARWANRAMGESFLSFIIDERGRVPRMRMGANERVRAPDAPAASAP from the coding sequence CTCCGCCGCGCGCTCGTCGCCACCGCCGTGCTGGCCTCCGCGCCCGCCGCCGCGCAGGAACGACCGCTGGACGGGTTCGACGCGTACGTCCAGGGTGCCATGCGCGACTGGCACGTGCCGGGGATGGCCATCGCCATCGTCAAGGACGACTCGGTGGTGTACGCGCGCGGCTTCGGCGTGAGGACGGTGGGGGGAAACGACCGCGTGGACGAGCACACCTCGTTCGCCATCGCCTCGACCACCAAGGCGTTCACCGCCACCGCGCTGGCCATGCTGGTGGACGAGGGAAAGGTGCGCTGGGACGATCCCGTTTCCATGCACCTGCCCGGCTTCCGGCTGTACGATCCCGCGCTGACCGGCCAGCTGACCGTGCGCGACCTGCTCACCCACCGCACGGGGCTGCCGGGGAGCGACGCCATCTGGTTCGCGTCTCCCAACACCAGCGACGACATCCTGCGGCGGCTGCGCTTCGTGCGCCCGTTCGCCGCGCTCCGCACGCGGTACCAGTACAACAACGTCGGCTACATGGTGGCGGGGAGGGTGGTGCAGCAGGCGTCGGGGGTGCCGTGGAGCGAGTTCGTCCGCAGCCGCATCCTGCAGCCGCTGGGGATGGGCGAGACGCTGACGGGCTACGCCGGCCTGGCGGAGCGGCCGAACGTGGCGACTCCCCACGTGGAGGTGAACGACACGGTGATCCCCGTGCCGTACCTGGACTTCGACAACATCGGCCCTGCGGGGTCGATGAACTCGTCGGTCAGCGACATGGCGCGGTGGATCCGCTTTCAGCTGGACAGCGGCCGGGTGGCCGGGCGCCGGCTGGTGAGCGCGGCCAGCCATCGCGAGATGCTGACGCCGCAGTTCCTCATCCCCGCCGCCTCGTTCTATCCCGAGGCCACGCGGCTGTCGCGCCCCAGCTTCACCGCCTACGGGCTGGGGTGGTTCCTGCAGGACTACCGCGGGCGCAAGCTGGCCATGCACACCGGAAGCATCGACGGGATGACGGCCATCCTGGCGCTGGTGCCCGAAGAGCGGCTGGGGCTGGTGATCTACGCCAACCTGGACCACGCCGAGGTGCGGCACGCGCTGATGTACCGCATCGTCGACGAGTTCCTGGGCGGCCCGCGGCGAGACTGGAGCGCCGAGCTGCGCCCCGCGTACACGCAGGCGGCGGAGCGCGAGCGCGCCGCCGAGCGCGAGCGGAGGTCGCACCGGGCCGCCGGCACCCGCCCGTCGCTGCCGCTGCAGGCGTACGCCGGCACCTACGTGGACGCCGACAGCATCCAGTCCGCCGTGGTTCTCCGCCACGTGAATGGCGTGCTCGTGGCGGATCTGGGCGGGCGCAACACCGCGCCGCTGGAGCACTGGCACCACGACGTGTTCCTGGCCCGCTGGGCCAACCGCGCCATGGGCGAAAGCTTCCTCTCGTTCATCATCGACGAGCGGGGGCGCGTGCCCCGGATGCGGATGGGCGCCAACGAACGGGTGCGCGCACCCGACGCGCCGGCGGCCTCCGCGCCGTAG